The following proteins are encoded in a genomic region of Micromonospora olivasterospora:
- a CDS encoding PQQ-dependent sugar dehydrogenase: MSARPPYPRKRPPRAVVAASCAALLLAAAGCTFGEPAPDPAGEPPNLPTPSASTGDGGAGQQVVATVLAKGLRVPWGVAFLPDGGALVTERDSGRILQVGPESGRDGLNVTVVQTVPGVAAGGEGGLMGIAVSPRYATDKTIFVYHTAEGDNRILRLQPGGQPTPILTGIPKAGIHDGGALAFGPDGFLYASTGDASNRDTAQDPKNLGGKILRITPDGKPAPGNPYPGSPVWSLGHRNIQGLAWDEAKRMYAVEFGQNTWDELNRITKGGNYGWPHVEGRAGDKRYTDPIVQWRTGDASCSGLAAVDRLLVTSCLRGQRLWLVELTDTGAVLGQPRELLTRRYGRLRAAVAAPDGSIWVTTSNHDGRGDPAPEDDRILRLVFTDGGAGRS, translated from the coding sequence GTGAGCGCGCGTCCCCCGTACCCCCGGAAGAGGCCGCCCCGGGCGGTCGTCGCGGCGTCGTGCGCCGCGCTGCTGCTGGCCGCCGCGGGTTGCACCTTCGGCGAGCCGGCGCCGGACCCGGCCGGCGAGCCGCCGAACCTGCCCACCCCGTCGGCGTCGACCGGCGACGGCGGTGCCGGCCAGCAGGTGGTGGCCACCGTGCTGGCCAAGGGCCTGCGGGTGCCGTGGGGCGTGGCGTTCCTGCCCGACGGCGGCGCGCTGGTCACCGAGCGGGACAGCGGCCGGATCCTCCAGGTCGGCCCCGAGTCCGGGCGGGACGGGCTGAACGTCACCGTGGTGCAGACGGTGCCGGGGGTGGCGGCCGGCGGCGAGGGCGGCCTGATGGGCATCGCCGTCTCGCCCCGCTACGCCACCGACAAGACGATCTTCGTCTACCACACGGCGGAGGGGGACAACCGCATCCTCCGGCTGCAACCGGGCGGCCAGCCCACCCCGATCCTGACCGGCATCCCCAAGGCCGGCATCCACGACGGCGGCGCGCTCGCCTTCGGCCCCGACGGCTTCCTGTACGCCAGCACGGGCGACGCCAGCAACCGGGACACCGCCCAGGACCCGAAGAACCTCGGCGGCAAGATCCTCCGGATCACCCCCGACGGCAAGCCGGCCCCGGGGAACCCGTACCCCGGCTCGCCCGTCTGGTCGCTGGGGCACCGCAACATCCAGGGCCTGGCGTGGGACGAGGCGAAGCGGATGTACGCCGTCGAGTTCGGCCAGAACACCTGGGACGAGCTGAACCGGATCACCAAGGGCGGCAACTACGGCTGGCCGCACGTGGAGGGGCGGGCCGGCGACAAGCGGTACACCGACCCGATCGTCCAGTGGCGGACCGGCGACGCGTCCTGCTCGGGGCTGGCGGCGGTGGACCGGCTGCTGGTCACGTCCTGCCTGCGCGGGCAGCGGCTCTGGCTGGTCGAGCTGACCGACACCGGCGCCGTGCTCGGTCAGCCCCGGGAACTACTCACCCGCCGGTACGGTCGACTGCGGGCCGCCGTCGCCGCGCCGGACGGGTCGATCTGGGTGACCACCTCCAACCACGACGGGCGGGGCGACCCGGCCCCCGAGGACGACCGGATCCTGCGTCTGGTGTTCACCGACGGCGGTGCCGGCCGCAGTTAG
- a CDS encoding 2-hydroxyacid dehydrogenase, whose translation MKVWIPHEAGRTLLGEVPAGVGVEVAESTSKLPSNVAGVRFWVPPFLSSGNATALLADLPDLRVVQLLSAGADAWVGRMPDGVALCDARGVHDSGTAEWVVAAILSALRAFPAFALAQSRREWAYDRFCPTDELTGKRVLIVGAGSIGAAVRARLAPFEVTFTMVARTARPAEGVHGVDELPALLPGADVVVLLVPLTEATRGLVDRAFLAAMPDGALLVNAARGPVARTDDLVAELASGRLRAALDVTDPEPLPADHPLWELPDVLLTPHVAGSVRGVLARAYRLVGEQVRRFVAGEPLVNRVVDDY comes from the coding sequence GTGAAGGTGTGGATCCCGCACGAGGCCGGCCGTACCCTGCTCGGCGAGGTGCCGGCGGGGGTCGGCGTCGAGGTGGCCGAGTCGACGTCCAAGCTCCCCTCCAACGTGGCCGGCGTGCGCTTCTGGGTGCCGCCGTTCCTCTCCTCCGGGAACGCCACCGCCCTGCTGGCCGACCTGCCCGACCTGCGGGTGGTGCAGCTGCTCTCGGCCGGCGCGGACGCCTGGGTGGGCCGGATGCCGGACGGTGTGGCGCTCTGCGACGCGCGCGGGGTGCACGACTCGGGCACCGCGGAGTGGGTGGTGGCCGCGATCCTGTCCGCCCTGCGCGCCTTCCCCGCCTTCGCCCTGGCCCAGTCCCGCCGCGAGTGGGCGTACGACCGGTTCTGCCCGACCGACGAGCTGACCGGCAAGCGGGTGCTGATCGTCGGCGCCGGGTCGATCGGCGCGGCGGTGCGCGCCCGGCTGGCCCCGTTCGAGGTGACCTTCACGATGGTCGCCCGGACCGCCCGTCCCGCGGAGGGGGTGCACGGCGTCGACGAACTGCCGGCGCTGCTGCCCGGGGCCGACGTCGTGGTGCTGCTGGTGCCGCTGACGGAGGCGACCCGGGGGCTGGTCGACAGGGCGTTCCTCGCGGCGATGCCGGACGGCGCGCTGCTGGTCAACGCCGCGCGCGGCCCGGTGGCCCGGACGGACGACCTGGTGGCGGAGCTGGCGAGCGGGCGGCTGCGGGCCGCGCTGGACGTCACCGATCCCGAGCCGCTGCCCGCGGACCACCCACTGTGGGAGCTACCCGACGTGCTGCTCACCCCGCATGTCGCCGGCTCGGTGCGCGGGGTGCTGGCCCGGGCGTACCGGCTGGTGGGCGAACAGGTCCGGCGGTTCGTGGCCGGCGAGCCGCTGGTCAACAGGGTGGTCGACGACTACTGA
- a CDS encoding PH domain-containing protein has product MSRAETVRFRHSQAILVAAVIAFLGALPLASARWYLVPVLLVPLAIGAWAWRAGTDADARELRLRALLGQRRVAWDRVVELAADGRGRAVARLDDGERLVLPGVRGAELPRLVAVTGQTPPTPAA; this is encoded by the coding sequence GTGAGTCGTGCCGAGACCGTCCGCTTCCGCCACAGCCAGGCGATCCTGGTCGCGGCGGTGATCGCCTTCCTCGGGGCGCTGCCGTTGGCCAGCGCCCGGTGGTACCTCGTGCCGGTGCTGCTCGTTCCGCTGGCGATCGGCGCCTGGGCGTGGCGCGCCGGCACCGACGCCGACGCCCGCGAACTGCGCCTGCGGGCGCTGCTCGGGCAGCGCCGCGTCGCGTGGGACCGGGTCGTCGAGCTGGCCGCCGACGGCCGGGGCCGCGCGGTCGCCCGGCTCGACGACGGCGAGCGGCTGGTCCTACCCGGGGTGCGCGGTGCCGAGCTGCCCCGGCTCGTCGCGGTCACCGGCCAGACCCCGCCCACCCCGGCCGCCTGA